The Sphingomicrobium sp. genome has a window encoding:
- a CDS encoding peptidylprolyl isomerase, with amino-acid sequence MTMRILAAALLAGISTATFAQATAPELVPVAIETSAGRIVVALDKTRAPATTANFLRYVDAQRFDGESFYRAMKVEDGGLIQGGIRSSASKLYPKIKHEPTSETGLRNVAGAISMANGGPATAQADFFILASDMPSLDATATDAGFAAFGHVVEGMDVVKTILASPTSPTLGEGVMRGQMLDPKVKIIKVSRVK; translated from the coding sequence ATGACGATGCGAATCCTTGCCGCCGCGCTTCTTGCCGGCATCTCCACCGCCACCTTTGCTCAGGCGACGGCGCCGGAACTCGTCCCGGTCGCGATCGAGACGAGCGCGGGCCGCATTGTCGTCGCCCTCGACAAGACGCGCGCACCGGCGACCACCGCCAACTTCCTGCGCTATGTCGATGCCCAGCGCTTCGACGGAGAGAGCTTCTACCGGGCGATGAAGGTCGAGGACGGCGGCCTGATCCAGGGCGGCATCCGCAGCAGCGCGAGCAAGCTCTACCCCAAGATCAAGCATGAGCCGACGTCCGAGACGGGGCTACGCAACGTCGCCGGTGCCATCTCCATGGCGAACGGCGGTCCCGCCACCGCTCAGGCCGACTTCTTCATCCTCGCCAGCGACATGCCGTCGCTCGACGCAACGGCTACCGACGCGGGCTTTGCCGCCTTCGGGCACGTGGTCGAGGGAATGGACGTGGTGAAGACCATCCTCGCCTCGCCTACCTCGCCGACGCTCGGCGAGGGCGTGATGCGCGGCCAGATGCTCGACCCGAAGGTCAAGATCATCAAGGTTTCGCGGGTGAAGTAA
- a CDS encoding class I SAM-dependent methyltransferase, whose amino-acid sequence MTQLTTIVAERWPDWALIDCGNGQKLERYGDVQVVRPEPQAMWAPARDDWDPDATFVPGSDEEGGGRWVQHRAVPREWPLTRGDVRFAASLTPFRHLGFFPDMAPQWDWMRDRSRDAEVLNLFGYTGVGTLQLSEAGARTVHVDASKKSVEQGKANAQLSGFADKPIRWIVDDATKFTAREVRRGRRYDGILLDPPKFGRGPTGEVWRLEEDLAPLLADCRKLLDENSRFLVLTVYAVRMSALSIGELVSQLFGDLGGKVDLGEMAVREEARGLLLPTAIFARWSRS is encoded by the coding sequence GTGACGCAGCTGACGACCATCGTCGCCGAGCGCTGGCCCGATTGGGCGCTGATCGACTGCGGTAATGGCCAGAAGCTCGAGCGCTATGGCGACGTGCAGGTCGTCCGGCCCGAGCCGCAGGCGATGTGGGCGCCGGCACGGGACGACTGGGATCCAGACGCGACCTTCGTCCCCGGCTCCGATGAGGAGGGCGGCGGGCGCTGGGTCCAGCACCGGGCGGTGCCGCGCGAATGGCCGCTGACGCGCGGCGACGTACGTTTTGCCGCCTCGCTGACGCCGTTCCGCCACCTCGGCTTCTTCCCGGACATGGCACCGCAATGGGACTGGATGCGCGATCGCTCGAGGGACGCGGAAGTACTCAACCTGTTCGGCTACACGGGCGTCGGAACGCTGCAGCTGAGCGAGGCTGGGGCGCGGACGGTCCATGTCGACGCGTCGAAGAAGTCGGTCGAGCAGGGCAAGGCCAATGCGCAGCTGTCCGGGTTCGCCGACAAGCCGATCCGCTGGATTGTCGACGACGCGACCAAGTTCACCGCGCGCGAAGTGCGGCGGGGGCGGCGATACGACGGAATCCTGCTCGACCCGCCGAAGTTCGGCCGCGGCCCGACTGGCGAAGTGTGGCGGCTGGAGGAGGATTTGGCGCCGCTGCTCGCCGACTGCCGCAAGCTGCTGGACGAGAACAGCCGCTTCCTGGTGCTGACCGTTTACGCGGTGCGCATGTCGGCGCTGTCGATCGGCGAGCTGGTCAGCCAGCTGTTCGGCGATCTGGGGGGCAAGGTCGACCTTGGCGAGATGGCGGTGCGCGAGGAAGCGCGGGGGTTGCTCCTGCCCACCGCCATTTTTGCCCGCTGGTCTAGGTCCTAG
- a CDS encoding DUF983 domain-containing protein encodes MAEPSAGKAALKGDCPRCGAHTLFRGWVSFAPKCRSCGLDYDSFNVGDGPAAFLIFIVGTITVVGALVVDGAFSPRWWVHLVWIPVAAGLTVGGLRVGKAWLLAQEYKHRAREGRIAP; translated from the coding sequence GTGGCTGAACCTTCCGCCGGCAAAGCGGCGCTTAAGGGCGACTGCCCGCGCTGCGGGGCGCATACGCTGTTTCGCGGATGGGTGAGCTTCGCGCCGAAGTGCCGCAGCTGTGGGCTCGACTATGACAGCTTCAACGTCGGAGACGGTCCGGCGGCGTTCCTGATCTTCATCGTCGGGACGATCACCGTCGTCGGCGCGCTGGTGGTGGACGGCGCCTTCTCGCCCCGTTGGTGGGTCCACCTCGTTTGGATTCCGGTTGCAGCTGGGCTGACCGTCGGCGGGCTGCGCGTCGGAAAGGCGTGGCTGCTGGCGCAGGAATACAAGCATCGGGCGCGCGAAGGGCGGATTGCCCCGTGA
- a CDS encoding SURF1 family protein → MTRRFPVIATIFVAAAVAVMIALGIWQLKRAGEKDRLIARYQAAENMPPIAWPATPLREDQLPLFRHATGLCPRVVAKRAVAGANMAGEPGYAHIVECAPTSPGPVMTVDLGWSKNPNARFDWPGGLVSGVIAPDRKNGIRLVAAGAPAGLQPSAQPSLATIPNNHRSYAVQWFAFAAIALVIFLLAVRGRRTAERRP, encoded by the coding sequence GTGACCCGTCGCTTCCCGGTCATCGCGACGATCTTCGTCGCCGCAGCCGTCGCGGTGATGATCGCGCTCGGCATCTGGCAATTGAAGCGGGCCGGCGAAAAGGACCGCCTCATCGCCCGCTACCAGGCGGCGGAAAACATGCCGCCGATCGCCTGGCCGGCGACGCCGCTGCGGGAGGACCAGCTGCCGCTGTTCCGGCACGCGACCGGCTTGTGCCCGCGCGTGGTCGCGAAGCGCGCGGTGGCCGGCGCGAACATGGCCGGAGAGCCGGGCTACGCCCATATCGTCGAGTGCGCACCGACCAGCCCCGGGCCGGTCATGACCGTGGACCTGGGCTGGTCGAAGAACCCCAATGCACGTTTCGATTGGCCCGGTGGCCTCGTCAGCGGGGTGATCGCACCGGATCGCAAGAACGGCATCCGTCTGGTCGCGGCAGGCGCGCCGGCGGGGTTGCAGCCGAGCGCCCAACCGTCGCTCGCCACCATTCCGAACAACCACCGCTCATATGCCGTGCAGTGGTTCGCTTTCGCCGCCATTGCGCTCGTCATCTTCCTGCTTGCCGTGCGGGGACGCCGCACCGCGGAGCGCCGGCCGTGA
- a CDS encoding heme exporter protein CcmB, which yields MIGALIARDLRRAFAGGAWLPIAFFLLVAALIPFAVGPDARLLARIGPGILWIAALTAALLPIERLVEPDRADGILDQLTLHGMAEETVAFAKIAAHWLAFAPLLLIAAVPASALLAIDGETLLRTEIALLIGTPGLAALAVAVAAVTAGLPRAGALAGLLLLPLAVPLLIFGAAEALLLEGAVSLLLTAAAPFVAGAAIRASRT from the coding sequence ATGATCGGGGCGCTGATCGCCCGCGACCTGCGCCGCGCCTTTGCCGGCGGTGCATGGCTGCCGATCGCCTTCTTCCTGCTCGTCGCCGCGCTCATCCCGTTCGCCGTCGGCCCGGACGCCCGGTTGCTCGCCCGGATCGGTCCCGGCATTCTCTGGATCGCGGCGCTCACTGCGGCGCTCTTGCCCATCGAGCGCCTCGTCGAGCCCGACCGTGCGGATGGGATCCTCGACCAACTCACGCTCCACGGCATGGCCGAGGAGACGGTCGCCTTCGCCAAGATCGCCGCTCACTGGCTCGCCTTCGCTCCGCTGCTGCTGATCGCCGCTGTCCCCGCTTCAGCCCTCCTGGCGATCGACGGCGAGACGCTGCTCCGCACCGAAATCGCGCTCCTGATCGGCACGCCCGGGCTCGCCGCACTCGCGGTTGCCGTCGCGGCGGTGACGGCCGGCCTGCCGCGGGCAGGCGCGCTTGCAGGCTTGCTCCTCCTCCCGCTCGCGGTGCCGCTGCTGATTTTCGGCGCAGCCGAGGCGCTCCTCCTCGAGGGGGCCGTATCGCTGCTGCTGACGGCTGCGGCTCCCTTCGTTGCCGGCGCCGCGATCCGCGCTTCTAGGACCTAG
- a CDS encoding DUF4242 domain-containing protein — MKQFVIEREMPGVGGLGAEELKGASQKSCAVLHDLGPDVQWVHSYVTDDKIYCVYRAENADLIRQHADTAGFPANKVSEVRATIDPTTAG; from the coding sequence ATGAAGCAGTTCGTGATCGAGCGTGAAATGCCGGGAGTCGGTGGCCTTGGAGCGGAGGAGCTCAAAGGCGCCTCGCAAAAATCATGTGCGGTCTTGCACGACCTCGGTCCCGACGTTCAGTGGGTCCACAGCTACGTCACGGACGACAAGATCTATTGCGTCTACCGTGCCGAGAACGCGGACCTGATACGCCAGCATGCGGACACCGCCGGCTTTCCGGCGAACAAGGTGTCGGAAGTACGCGCGACGATCGACCCGACGACCGCCGGATAG
- a CDS encoding metallopeptidase family protein yields the protein MTPSERLSGRMPTAADIEAIARRTLDRLPSPFSESLGDIVLLIEPVADVETARSVGLDDPMELSGLYHGIPLNEQSVSDSGRLPEQIMLYTRPILLEWEETDVSLEALVSHIVIHEVGHHFGFSDEDMHALEEEAE from the coding sequence ATGACGCCTTCGGAGCGCCTTTCCGGCCGCATGCCGACCGCCGCCGACATTGAGGCGATCGCCCGGCGCACGCTCGACCGACTGCCGTCGCCATTCTCCGAAAGCCTGGGCGATATCGTCCTGCTGATCGAACCCGTGGCCGATGTGGAGACCGCGCGGAGCGTCGGTCTCGACGATCCGATGGAGCTGAGCGGCCTCTATCACGGCATCCCGCTAAACGAGCAGAGCGTCAGCGATTCGGGGCGCCTGCCCGAACAGATCATGCTCTACACGCGCCCCATCCTGCTCGAGTGGGAAGAGACGGACGTCAGCCTCGAAGCTCTCGTCTCACACATCGTCATCCATGAAGTCGGCCATCATTTCGGCTTTTCCGACGAGGACATGCACGCGCTGGAGGAGGAGGCGGAGTGA
- a CDS encoding cytochrome c oxidase subunit 3 yields MAASKNHDYHLVEPDPWPLIGAMSGGILFTGLVMWWHENRFGPVVFGLGLLGVLVTMFSWWKNTINEAHEGYHTPVVQLHLRYGMILFIASEVMFFLAWFWAFFDASLFPSAAESVGSQWPPKGIEVLDPWGFPLLNTLILLCSGTTVTWAHHSLIHGDRKGLKLGLLLTIALGLVFTFVQGWEYAHAPFPFKNSIYGSTFFMATGFHGFHVIVGTIFLIVCYLRARGGDFTPRQHFGFEAAAWYWHFVDVVWLFLFTTIYIWGGWGAPVHG; encoded by the coding sequence ATGGCCGCGAGCAAGAACCACGATTATCATCTGGTAGAGCCGGATCCCTGGCCGCTGATCGGCGCCATGTCGGGCGGCATCCTGTTCACCGGGCTCGTCATGTGGTGGCACGAGAACCGCTTTGGGCCGGTGGTGTTCGGCCTCGGACTGCTCGGCGTGCTCGTCACCATGTTCAGCTGGTGGAAGAATACGATCAACGAGGCGCACGAGGGCTATCACACGCCGGTGGTGCAGCTTCACCTGCGCTACGGCATGATCCTGTTCATCGCTTCTGAAGTGATGTTCTTCCTCGCCTGGTTCTGGGCCTTCTTCGACGCGTCGCTGTTCCCGTCCGCGGCCGAATCCGTGGGCAGCCAGTGGCCGCCCAAGGGCATCGAAGTGCTCGACCCGTGGGGCTTCCCGCTGCTCAATACCCTGATCCTGCTGTGCTCCGGCACGACCGTTACCTGGGCGCACCACTCGCTGATCCACGGCGACCGCAAGGGGTTGAAGCTCGGCCTGCTGCTGACGATCGCGCTCGGCCTGGTCTTCACCTTCGTTCAGGGCTGGGAATATGCCCACGCGCCATTCCCGTTCAAGAACAGCATCTACGGCTCGACCTTTTTCATGGCGACCGGCTTCCACGGCTTCCACGTCATCGTCGGCACCATCTTCCTGATCGTCTGCTACCTTCGCGCACGCGGCGGCGACTTCACGCCGCGCCAGCACTTCGGGTTCGAAGCGGCGGCCTGGTACTGGCACTTCGTCGACGTGGTGTGGCTGTTCCTGTTCACCACCATCTACATCTGGGGCGGCTGGGGCGCGCCGGTCCACGGCTAA
- the ctaD gene encoding cytochrome c oxidase subunit I, with the protein MSTTADSLHLQPHEAHDAHHDADHKPGFFTRWFMSTNHKDIGTLYLIFAIVAGIIGGGISGIMRWELMEPGIQVLNQAWPLGPGTASFDEWTHHWNVLITAHGLIMVFFMVMPAMIGGFGNWFVPLMIGAPDMAFPRMNNISFWLLIPAFALLLGSTFVSGGTGLGAGTGWTVYAPLSTSGSQGPAVDMAIFSLHLAGASSILGAINFITTIFNMRAPGMTLHKMPLFVWSVLVTAFLLLLSLPVLAGAITMLLTDRNFQTAFFDASGGGNVVLYQHLFWFFGHPEVYIMILPGFGMISQIVATFSRKPVFGYLGMAYAMVAIGVIGFVVWAHHMFTTGMSVDVKMYFTAATMIIAVPTGVKIFSWIATMWGGSITFETPMLWAIGFIFLFTVGGVTGVVLANGGVDNYMHDTYYVVAHFHYVLSLGAVFAIFGGFYYWFPKMSGKMYNEFLGKLHFFLMFVGVNVVFFPMHFLGLDGMPRRIPDYTPAFAEWNYVATVGYMITIAGVAVFFVNLAWSLAAGKKAPGNPWGEGATTLEWTLSSPPPFHQFSTLPRID; encoded by the coding sequence ATGAGCACCACCGCCGATTCACTGCATCTCCAGCCGCACGAGGCGCATGACGCGCATCATGATGCGGATCACAAGCCGGGCTTCTTCACCCGCTGGTTCATGTCGACGAACCACAAGGACATCGGCACGCTCTATTTGATCTTCGCGATCGTCGCGGGAATCATCGGCGGCGGCATTTCCGGCATCATGCGTTGGGAGCTGATGGAACCAGGCATCCAAGTGCTCAACCAGGCCTGGCCGCTTGGCCCGGGCACCGCGAGCTTCGATGAGTGGACTCACCACTGGAACGTGCTGATCACCGCGCACGGCCTGATCATGGTCTTCTTCATGGTCATGCCGGCGATGATCGGCGGCTTCGGCAACTGGTTCGTGCCGCTGATGATCGGCGCGCCGGACATGGCCTTCCCGCGGATGAACAACATCAGCTTCTGGCTGCTGATCCCGGCATTCGCCTTGCTTCTCGGCTCGACCTTCGTTTCGGGCGGCACCGGGCTTGGCGCCGGCACCGGCTGGACCGTCTATGCGCCTCTGTCGACGAGCGGCTCACAAGGCCCGGCCGTCGACATGGCCATCTTCTCGCTCCACCTTGCGGGCGCCAGCTCGATCCTCGGGGCGATCAACTTCATCACCACCATCTTCAACATGCGCGCGCCGGGCATGACCCTGCACAAAATGCCGCTGTTCGTATGGTCGGTGCTGGTCACCGCCTTCCTGCTGCTGCTGTCGCTTCCGGTGCTTGCCGGCGCGATCACCATGCTGCTCACCGACCGCAACTTCCAGACCGCCTTCTTCGACGCGTCGGGCGGCGGCAATGTGGTGCTCTACCAGCACCTCTTCTGGTTCTTCGGGCACCCCGAAGTGTACATCATGATCCTGCCGGGCTTCGGCATGATCAGCCAGATCGTCGCGACGTTCAGCCGCAAGCCGGTGTTCGGCTATCTCGGCATGGCCTACGCCATGGTCGCGATCGGCGTCATCGGCTTCGTCGTCTGGGCCCACCACATGTTCACCACCGGCATGAGCGTCGATGTGAAGATGTACTTCACGGCGGCGACGATGATCATCGCCGTTCCGACCGGCGTGAAGATCTTCAGCTGGATCGCGACCATGTGGGGCGGCTCGATCACCTTCGAAACGCCGATGCTGTGGGCGATCGGCTTCATCTTCCTGTTCACCGTGGGCGGCGTCACCGGCGTCGTCCTCGCGAACGGCGGTGTCGATAATTACATGCACGACACCTATTATGTGGTCGCTCACTTCCACTATGTGCTGAGCCTCGGCGCGGTGTTCGCGATCTTCGGCGGCTTCTACTACTGGTTCCCGAAGATGAGCGGGAAGATGTACAATGAGTTCCTCGGGAAGCTGCACTTCTTCCTGATGTTCGTCGGCGTGAACGTGGTCTTCTTCCCGATGCACTTCCTCGGGCTGGACGGCATGCCGCGGCGTATCCCGGACTACACGCCGGCATTCGCCGAATGGAACTATGTCGCAACGGTCGGCTACATGATCACCATCGCCGGTGTCGCGGTATTCTTCGTCAATCTCGCCTGGTCGCTCGCGGCCGGCAAGAAGGCGCCTGGCAACCCGTGGGGCGAAGGTGCGACGACGCTGGAATGGACGCTGTCCAGCCCGCCGCCGTTCCACCAATTCTCGACCCTTCCGCGGATCGACTAG
- a CDS encoding cytochrome c oxidase assembly protein, protein MTAIAVKDRNSRTLLYLLGIVALMVGVVAASPTLYRIFCEATGLNGTTQRAERAPGAVAGEVKVQFDANVHPGLPWTFEPKQTSVSVAPGAQTTVYYRAKNLSARAIKGQAIHNVSPDTAGKYFNKIECFCFTEQTLQPGQEVDMPVVFFVDPAMKDDPDAKNVHEITLSYTFYPVETVKASR, encoded by the coding sequence GTGACCGCCATTGCCGTCAAGGACCGCAACAGCCGGACCTTGCTCTACCTGCTGGGCATCGTTGCACTGATGGTCGGCGTCGTCGCCGCGAGCCCCACGCTATACCGCATCTTCTGCGAAGCGACGGGGCTGAACGGCACGACACAGCGCGCGGAGCGTGCACCCGGCGCCGTCGCCGGCGAGGTGAAGGTTCAGTTCGACGCCAACGTTCACCCCGGCCTGCCGTGGACGTTCGAGCCGAAGCAGACGTCGGTGAGCGTCGCGCCGGGCGCCCAGACGACGGTCTACTATCGCGCCAAGAACCTCAGCGCGCGGGCCATCAAGGGCCAGGCGATCCACAATGTATCGCCGGATACGGCCGGCAAATATTTCAACAAGATCGAATGCTTCTGCTTCACCGAGCAGACGCTCCAGCCGGGGCAGGAGGTCGACATGCCGGTCGTCTTCTTCGTCGATCCGGCGATGAAGGACGATCCGGACGCCAAGAACGTCCACGAGATCACGCTGAGCTACACCTTTTATCCTGTGGAAACTGTCAAAGCCTCTCGCTAG
- a CDS encoding heme o synthase, whose amino-acid sequence MPTAQVTQPAALPADWRDIVALTKPRVMYLVVFTGLCGLLAAPAMPPAVLGFTAILCIALGAGACGALNQWYEVEVDSKMRRTAKRPLPGGRMDRQVALHFGVGLGAFSVLLMGIATNWLAAALLAASILFYVLIYTVWLKPRTAQNIVIGGAAGAFPPLIGWVAATGEMNALPLLLFAIIFLWTPPHFWALSLFVRSDYAAAGIPMLPVVAGVPSTRRQIFIYSLPMAAAAVAPWPLGLTGRAYGVSAIVLSAVFLVLAARVLVNRATEPAQMAPEKKLFAYSVFYLFALFAVLVADRWIAA is encoded by the coding sequence ATGCCCACCGCCCAGGTGACTCAGCCAGCCGCGCTGCCTGCCGACTGGCGCGACATCGTCGCGCTGACCAAGCCGCGCGTCATGTATCTGGTCGTGTTCACCGGCCTGTGCGGGCTGCTGGCAGCGCCGGCGATGCCGCCTGCCGTGCTCGGCTTCACCGCCATCCTGTGCATCGCGCTCGGCGCCGGCGCCTGCGGCGCGCTCAACCAATGGTACGAAGTCGAGGTCGATTCGAAGATGCGGCGCACGGCCAAGCGCCCGCTTCCCGGCGGCCGGATGGACCGGCAGGTCGCGCTTCACTTCGGCGTGGGCCTCGGCGCCTTTTCGGTGCTGCTGATGGGGATTGCCACCAACTGGCTGGCCGCTGCTCTCCTCGCCGCGTCGATCCTCTTCTACGTGCTCATCTACACCGTCTGGCTGAAGCCGCGCACCGCGCAGAACATCGTCATCGGCGGCGCCGCTGGAGCCTTCCCGCCGCTGATCGGCTGGGTCGCCGCGACGGGCGAGATGAACGCGCTACCGCTCCTGCTGTTCGCGATTATCTTCCTGTGGACGCCGCCGCATTTCTGGGCGCTGTCGCTGTTCGTCCGGTCGGATTATGCCGCCGCGGGCATTCCGATGCTGCCGGTCGTTGCCGGGGTGCCGAGCACGCGCCGCCAGATCTTCATCTACAGCTTGCCGATGGCGGCAGCGGCCGTCGCGCCCTGGCCGCTCGGCCTGACGGGGCGCGCGTACGGTGTCTCGGCGATCGTCCTCAGCGCCGTCTTCCTGGTTCTTGCGGCGCGCGTGCTGGTCAACCGCGCCACCGAGCCTGCGCAGATGGCGCCCGAGAAGAAGCTGTTCGCTTATTCGGTATTCTACCTCTTCGCCTTGTTCGCCGTCCTCGTCGCGGATCGGTGGATCGCCGCATGA
- the ccmA gene encoding heme ABC exporter ATP-binding protein CcmA, producing MTALLRFQDVALVRGGRLLFENLSFALAPGEALQLAGPNGTGKSSLIRLAAGLLNAAGGTVERSPLALSDDHAALDRELPLQSALRFWGADVSTALDQLGIGHLAPVPVRLLSSGQLKRASLARVAASGAPLWLLDEPLNALDADGVERLGQVVAAHRAGGGAVLAASHQPLAGDWRRLELGA from the coding sequence GTGACAGCGCTGCTGCGCTTCCAGGACGTCGCGCTCGTGCGCGGCGGGCGCCTTCTGTTCGAAAATCTGAGCTTTGCACTTGCGCCGGGGGAAGCGCTGCAGCTCGCGGGCCCGAACGGCACCGGAAAATCGAGCCTGATCCGTCTCGCCGCCGGCCTGCTGAACGCCGCGGGCGGCACAGTCGAACGCAGCCCGCTGGCGCTGTCCGACGATCATGCAGCACTCGATCGTGAGCTGCCGCTTCAATCCGCGCTCCGCTTCTGGGGCGCCGACGTCAGCACGGCGCTGGACCAGCTCGGGATCGGCCATCTTGCCCCCGTTCCGGTGCGGCTTCTGTCGTCCGGCCAGCTGAAGCGCGCTTCGCTCGCCCGCGTTGCCGCGTCCGGCGCGCCTTTGTGGCTGCTCGACGAGCCGCTGAACGCGCTGGACGCCGACGGTGTCGAGCGCCTGGGACAAGTCGTCGCTGCGCATCGCGCCGGCGGCGGTGCGGTGCTCGCCGCCTCGCACCAGCCGCTCGCCGGTGACTGGCGGCGCCTGGAGCTGGGCGCATGA
- a CDS encoding pitrilysin family protein has translation MSAEMHVLANGMKVAVDPMPGAQSVALGVYAMVGSRSEPEHLSGLAHVVEHMVFKGAGERDTRQIAEAIEDVGGVINAWTARDQTVFYGRTLAKDVDLLAGLIADFLRAPHLQDDDLEREKAVILSELGEAVDAPDDLVHDHLFEAAFSGQPIGRSVLGTAESIRSISTDDCRGWIRDELIPSRLILSASGKVDPDHVLNLAERLFGDMADWPGVPIGRAEFTGGIRNDQREFEQAHWCLGLPGFAAADPRLPALSLFVQALGGGMSSRLFQELREERGLAYSVSAWHQAYADTGIVALSCAADRGRAVESMHLARQVLAGAVESLAEDELNRARAQLEAGLLMSLEGAQGRADHMARSIEVFGRIVPLDELLGELRSVDVTAARDAGRALLDGRVAVSSVGTQLAVAA, from the coding sequence GTGAGCGCCGAAATGCACGTGCTGGCGAACGGCATGAAGGTCGCGGTCGACCCGATGCCAGGCGCGCAGTCGGTCGCCCTTGGCGTCTACGCGATGGTCGGCTCTCGTTCCGAACCGGAGCATTTGTCGGGCCTGGCCCATGTCGTCGAGCATATGGTGTTCAAGGGCGCGGGGGAGCGCGACACGCGGCAGATCGCCGAAGCGATCGAGGATGTCGGGGGGGTCATCAACGCCTGGACCGCGCGCGACCAGACGGTCTTCTACGGCCGCACGCTGGCGAAGGATGTCGACCTGCTCGCCGGGCTGATTGCCGACTTCCTGCGCGCGCCGCACCTTCAGGACGACGATCTCGAGCGCGAGAAGGCGGTTATCCTTTCGGAACTCGGCGAGGCTGTCGACGCGCCGGACGACCTGGTCCACGATCATCTGTTCGAAGCGGCGTTCTCGGGACAGCCGATCGGCCGCTCCGTGCTCGGCACGGCGGAAAGCATCAGGTCGATCAGCACCGACGATTGCCGAGGGTGGATCCGCGATGAACTGATCCCGTCGCGGCTGATCCTGTCGGCCAGCGGCAAGGTCGACCCGGATCATGTGCTCAACCTCGCGGAAAGGCTGTTCGGCGACATGGCCGACTGGCCCGGCGTGCCGATCGGCCGCGCCGAGTTCACCGGCGGCATCCGCAACGACCAGCGGGAGTTCGAGCAGGCCCACTGGTGCCTTGGGCTTCCCGGCTTCGCCGCCGCCGACCCGCGGCTGCCCGCGCTGTCGCTGTTCGTGCAGGCGCTTGGGGGCGGCATGTCGTCGCGCCTGTTCCAGGAACTGCGCGAGGAGCGCGGCCTCGCTTACTCGGTCAGCGCCTGGCACCAGGCCTATGCCGACACTGGCATCGTTGCGCTGAGCTGCGCCGCGGACCGCGGGCGCGCCGTCGAATCGATGCATCTTGCCCGCCAGGTGCTCGCCGGCGCCGTGGAAAGCCTCGCCGAAGACGAGCTCAACCGCGCCCGGGCGCAACTCGAGGCCGGGCTGCTGATGAGCCTCGAAGGCGCGCAGGGCCGTGCCGATCACATGGCGCGCTCCATCGAAGTCTTCGGGCGCATCGTGCCGCTTGACGAGTTGCTCGGCGAACTCCGTTCGGTCGACGTCACTGCCGCCCGCGACGCTGGACGCGCGCTCCTCGACGGTCGTGTGGCGGTGTCATCGGTGGGGACGCAGCTCGCGGTTGCCGCGTGA